TCGCCCGCGCGGTTGATGGTGGCGTAGAGGTCGGGCGCATGTTCGTAGAGCGCCTGATAGCGGGCCTCACTGGTCTTGAGCGCGGCCTCCGCCTCGACGGTGTCGGTGATGTTCCTGAAGATCCCGCGGGTGGAGATCGTCATACCGTCCCGGACGATCGAGCCGCAATCGCCGGACAGATACACCGGCTCACCGGTCCTGGTGATGAATTTGAAGGTGATGCACGTCAGCGTCTCGCCCTCGAGCAGACGGCGGAAGCGGTCCTGGCAGCAGTCCAGGCTGTCAGGATGCAGCACGTCGACGAGGCTGAGCGACCGGACTTCCTCCTCCGTGTAGCCGAGGGCCTCGCGCCAGGCGCGGTTGGTATAGAGGAAGCTACCGTCCGGCGCGCTGCACTGGATCAGATCGCTGGTGTTGTCGAAGACGTCCAGATAGCGCTCTTGGCTGCGCCGCAGCAACTCCTCCGCCAGCTTGCGCTCGGTGACGACATCGAACATGGCGACGAAGTGATCGGGTGCCGGGCTGTAGGCCGATACGGACAGCCAGGTCGTCAGCGATTTGAGGTAGATCTCGAACTTCTCCGACTCGTCGCCGCGGGCGATACGGCCCAGGATCTCGAACAGCCGGGGGTCGGTCGCGTCGATGCCGGGTACCAGTTCCGTCGCGCGCCGGCCGACGACGTCCCGCAGCTTGGTTTGCCGCTCGAAGGCCGGGTTGACGTAGAGAAAGCGGAAATCACAGGGCCGCCCGCCGTCGAACAGCATCCTGCAATAGGCCGCGCCGTTGAGCAGGTGCTCGAAGACGGCGTGGTAGGTGTCGCGGTCGAAGGGTGTGGCGCGGCCCGCCGGTGACAGGTATCCGCCGCATCCGGACGTTCCATTTTCCGAATCGCCATTCGACATGGCCTTCAATCTCCTGCACGTGCCAGGCTCGGGACGTGTGGGCTGGCTGTGACACGATCGCCTGCAGAGAGTCTGGCAGCCAAAAGCGGCATATGCAATGCAGTTTTTGTGGGCACCTCTCCAAACCTTTCATCCGCGGCGTCGCTCTGCCAGAATGACACGTTCCGCGCCCCGCAGTGCGCCCAGCCCTGACACACCCACGAGTCGCATGAAAACCCTCATCCGCCTGTTCTTCAAGACCCTGCGTATTGTGCTCGGCCCGTTCATTCTGCTGCGGGAGAGCCTTACCAGGCCCAAGGGCGTCGTGCGCAGCGCCGCGGCGCAGGCGCGCGTGGAGGCGGCGAGCCGCGATCTGGTGCTCTATCAGTTCCGGACCTGTCCATTCTGCGTGAAGGTGCGCCGCACCCTGGCCGCGCTGTCGCTGCCGATCGAGCTCCGCGACGCCCAGCACGATCCGGTCGCCCGCCGCGAACTGGAGGAGGGCGGTGGCAAGGTCCAGGTGCCCTGCCTGCGCATCGCTGCCGCCGACGGCAGCCACACCTGGCTGTACGAGTCGGATGCCGTCAATCAGCATCTGACCGAGTTCGCCGCACGCTTTGACGCCTAGGCCGTGGGAACTCGCGCGCCGCGGCCGCAGTCGAAGGGCTGCGACTTGAGCGTGGGCACGCTTGCACTATAATCCGCCCGCAGGCACAGGCCGCCCGTCAATCACCCAGGTTGATCAAGAAGAATATGGCCACGGAAACCCTGATCGACGCCCGGCAGCTCTACCGCTACTACGGTCCCACCTGCGTGGTGCAGGACGTCAGCTTTCAGCTCGCCAAGGGCGATGTACTCGGCTTTCTCGGCCCGAACGGCGCCGGCAAGTCGACCACCATGCAGATGCTCACCGGCAATCTCGCGCCGAGTGCCGGCGCGATCCGGGTGCGCGGCATCGATCTGCTCGATGAGCCCAAGCGCGCCAAGCGCGAACTCGGCTACCTGCCCGAGCAGCCGCCGCTGTACCGCGAGCACACTGTCGATGAATTCCTGCTCTACTGCGGCCGTCTGCACCGCGTGCCGCGCGCGCGCCTGCGTCAGGCGCTGGCCCAGGCCAAGGAGCGCTGCGGCCTGGAGGCGGTCGGCCGGCGCCTGATCGGTAACCTGTCCAAGGGCTATCAGCAGCGCGTCGGCATCGCCCAGGCGATCCTGCACAACCCGGCGGTGGTGATCCTCGACGAGCCGACGGTCGGCCTCGATCCCATCCAGATCCGCGAGATCCGCCACCTCATCCGCGAACTCGGCAACGACCACGGCATCATCCTGTCCACGCACATCCTTCCGGAGGTGCAGGGGGTCTGTAACCGCGTGCAGATCATCAACCGCGGCCGGCTGGTGTTCGCCGATACCATGAGCGGCCTGGAGAAGCACCTGCACTCGCAGCATCTGATCGTGCAGCTGCGCACCCCGCCGGCACCGGACGTACTGCTGCAGATCCCCGGGGTCGCCGCGCTGGAATCTCTCGACGATGGCCGCCTGCGCCTGCGCTACGAGGGTGACAGCCCGGCCGCGGCACTGGCTGAGGCGGCGGTGAC
The Gammaproteobacteria bacterium genome window above contains:
- a CDS encoding PAS domain S-box protein — its product is MSNGDSENGTSGCGGYLSPAGRATPFDRDTYHAVFEHLLNGAAYCRMLFDGGRPCDFRFLYVNPAFERQTKLRDVVGRRATELVPGIDATDPRLFEILGRIARGDESEKFEIYLKSLTTWLSVSAYSPAPDHFVAMFDVVTERKLAEELLRRSQERYLDVFDNTSDLIQCSAPDGSFLYTNRAWREALGYTEEEVRSLSLVDVLHPDSLDCCQDRFRRLLEGETLTCITFKFITRTGEPVYLSGDCGSIVRDGMTISTRGIFRNITDTVEAEAALKTSEARYQALYEHAPDLYATINRAGEILSLNRTGAAMLGYERDELIGESISRIVHPEDQHAAFRHIESRLTGAGADEGIEYRGVRKDGSGLWLQQRATLDCGVDGQRLLVVGRDITERRKLENQLAYQAAHDTLTNLINRREFERRLQRVLARPSERDIGHVLCFLDLDQFKIINDTCGHIAGDELLRQVAALLQGRMRSRDTLARLGGDEFGILMEYCSVSSAVNVAAKIQKNLRNFLFHWRSRQFRIGISIGILQIRSGRSVTETLSRADSACYVAKKASGNGIHIYTPGDAAPMV
- a CDS encoding glutaredoxin; the protein is MKTLIRLFFKTLRIVLGPFILLRESLTRPKGVVRSAAAQARVEAASRDLVLYQFRTCPFCVKVRRTLAALSLPIELRDAQHDPVARRELEEGGGKVQVPCLRIAAADGSHTWLYESDAVNQHLTEFAARFDA
- a CDS encoding ABC transporter ATP-binding protein is translated as MATETLIDARQLYRYYGPTCVVQDVSFQLAKGDVLGFLGPNGAGKSTTMQMLTGNLAPSAGAIRVRGIDLLDEPKRAKRELGYLPEQPPLYREHTVDEFLLYCGRLHRVPRARLRQALAQAKERCGLEAVGRRLIGNLSKGYQQRVGIAQAILHNPAVVILDEPTVGLDPIQIREIRHLIRELGNDHGIILSTHILPEVQGVCNRVQIINRGRLVFADTMSGLEKHLHSQHLIVQLRTPPAPDVLLQIPGVAALESLDDGRLRLRYEGDSPAAALAEAAVTRGWGLEALIPERRTLEQIFIELTMQDAAAEALVEREAA